Proteins from a genomic interval of Harpia harpyja isolate bHarHar1 chromosome 9, bHarHar1 primary haplotype, whole genome shotgun sequence:
- the ARHGEF2 gene encoding rho guanine nucleotide exchange factor 2 isoform X6 — translation MKEGKEKDARYTNGHLFTTITVSGMTMCFACNKSITAKEALICPTCNVTIHNRCKDTLPNCTKVKQKQQKAALLKNSSALQSVSLRNKTAIRERPNSAIYPSESFRQTLLGPRRGRPSLSLSKSVSTTNIAGTFNDESPLGIRRILSQSTDSLNMRNRTLSVESLIDEGPDVILNQLMSDFETDGKDFEADSWSLAVDNSYLQQHKMDVMKRQDVIYELIQTEMHHVRTLKIMANMFRKAMLEDLQVDLATVQKIFPCVDELSQIHERFLAQLLERRRESLAHDSNKNFVINRLGDILVSQFSGASAEQLKKAYSEFCSKHTKAVKEYKDLLARDKRFQQFIRRMTRSPLLRRHGVPECILLVTQRITKYPVLIERILKNSKDNEGDSVDLSRALKLVKELISSINEEVHTCEMNARLWDVYRRVDGRAKVQLPWESRAGVFGKDELLRRKLVHSGCMLWKTAAGRFKDVLVLLMTDVLIFLQEKDQKYTFPMLDKPAVISLQNLIVRDIANQEKGMFLISAAPPEMYEVHAASRDDRNNWMKVIQQTVSLCPSRQDFPLIETEIEASLRKLKDRILQHDRKITALLEEKVGLFADMLALASGCEEPSPTLAPRTLFHSDSVEGSRGEKLMHDAIREVECLKEIFTGAGRDRDQNNLAEAESCPSPGASNGDAGSFNGSLEFCRADSDAGQRDGNGNQLLQRVPQEEINQRLVNLYTLLHGLQAVVSQQDTLLELQLQEGPEKPSRRGSQPALAELAARTGEKPGTTELALLQRQHGLLQEELGRCRQLCQERAQEAAALETRLRDSEQERARLERELDEARRQLGVLRQEGGTRGCRGADPRRRSLPAGDALYLSFTPPQQLSHGPHPTSLSYHHPAFAPCPREELDYQGGDPDQLREGEDALDALLEDEGLGSRHSPPASPRDFLRMQDIPEEVESSQELKEGDGGSSDS, via the exons atgaAGGAGGGCAAGGAGAAGGACGCTCGCTACACCAACGGCCACCTCTTCACCACCATCACCGTCTCCGGCATGACCATGTGCTTCGCCTGCAACAAGAGCATCACGGCCAAGGAGGCTCTTATCTGCCCCA CCTGCAATGTCACCATCCACAACCGCTGCAAGGACACGCTGCCCAACTGCACTAAGGTGAAGCAGAAG CAACAGAAAGCTGCGCTGCTGAAGAACAGCTCGGCGTTGCAGTCGGTCTCATTGCGCAATAAAA CTGCCATCCGGGAGCGCCCCAATTCGGCTATCTACCCCTCGGAGAGCTTCCGCCAGACGCTGCTGGGTCCCCGCCGTGGCCgaccctccctctccctctccaagAGTGTCTCCACCACCAACATCGCAGG GACATTCAACGATGAGTCTCCCCTGGGGATTCGGCGGATCCTGTCCCAGTCCACAGATTCCCTCAACATGCGCAACCGCACGCTGTCCGTGGAGTCGCTCATCGATGAAG GCCCCGATGTCATCCTCAACCAGCTGATGAGCGACTTCGAGACAGACGGGAAGGACTTTGAGGCGGATTCCTGGAGCTTGGCCGTAGACAACAGCTACCTGCAGCAGCACAAGATGGACGTCATGAAGCGCCAGGATGTCATCTATG AGCTGATCCAGACGGAGATGCACCACGTCCGCACCCTGAAGATCATGGCCAACATGTTCCGCAAGGCCATGCTGGAGGACCTGCAGGTGGATCTGGCCACGGTGCAGAAGATCTTCCCCTGCGTGGACGAGCTGAGCCAGATCCACGAGCGGTTCCTGGCACAGCTCCTGGAGCGTCGCAGGGAGTCCCTGGCCCACGACAGCAACAAGAACTTCGTCATCAACCGGCTGGGGGACATCCTCGTCAGCCAG TTTTCGGGTGCCAGCGCAGAGCAGCTGAAGAAAGCCTACTCCGAGTTCTGCAGCAAGCACACCAAAGCTGTGAAGGAGTACAAGGACCTGCTCGCCCGCGACAAGCGCTTCCAGCAGTTCATCCGG AGGATGACGCGATCCCCGCTGCTCCGACGTCATGGGGTGCCTGAGTGCATCTTGCTGGTGACGCAGAGGATCACCAAGTACCCGGTGCTCATCGAGCGCATCCTGAAGAACTCCAAAG ACAACGAGGGTGACTCTGTGGACTTGTCGCGAGCGCTGAAGCTGGTGAAGGAGCTGATCTCCTCCATCAACGAGGAGGTGCACACGTGCGAGATGAACGCACGGCTGTGGGACGTCTACAGGCGTGTGGATGGCCGTGCCAAAGTGCAGCTGCCATGGGAGAGTCGCGCCGGCGTTTTTGGCAAGGATGAGCTCTTGCGGCGTAAGCTGGTGCACAGCGGCTGCATGCTCTGGAAGACGGCGGCTGGGCGCTTCAAAG ATGTCCTGGTGCTGCTGATGACAGATGTCCTCATCTTCCTGCAAGAGAAGGACCAGAAATACACCTTCCCCATGCTG GACAAGCCGGCTGTCATCTCCCTGCAAAACCTCATTGTGCGGGATATTGCCAACCAGGAGAAGGGGATGTTCCTGATCAGCGCGGCGCCGCCGGAGATGTACGAGGTCCACGCTGCCTCCCGCGACGACCGCAACAACTGGATGAAGGTCATCCAGCAGACGGTCAGCCT CTGTCCCAGCCGCCAGGACTTTCCCCTGATCGAGACAGAGATAGAAGCATCCTTACGCAAGCTGAAAG ACCGTATCCTGCAACACGATCGGAAGATCACGgcgctgctggaggagaaggtggggCTCTTCGCCGACATGCTGGCCCTGGCCAGTGGCTGCGAGGAGCCCTCGCCCACCCTGGCCCCCCGTACCCTCTTCCACTCTGACTCGGTTGAGGGTTCCCGAGGGGAAAAGCTGATGCACGACGCCATCCGGGAAG TGGAGTGCCTGAAGGAGATATTCACGGGTGCTGGACGTGACCGGGACCAGAATAACCTCGCTGAGGCTgagagctgccccagccctggcgcCAGCA aCGGCGACGCTGGCAGCTTCAACGGCTCCCTGGAGTTTTGCAGGGCGGATTCAGATGCTGGGCAGCGG GATGGGAATGGCAACCAGCTCCTGCAGAGGGTGCCCCAGGAG GAGATCAACCAGCGGCTGGTGAACCTCTATACCCTCCTGCACGGGCTCCAG GCGGTGGTGAGCCAGCAGGACacgctgctggagctgcagctgcaggagggtCCGGAGAAGCCATCCCGCCGCGGTTCCCAACCGGCCCTGGCCGAGCTGGCAGCACGAACGGGCGAGAAACCGGGTACCACggagctggcactgctgcagcggCAACAcgggctgctgcaggaggagctgggccgctgccggcagctctgccaggagcGGGCGCAGGAAGCGGCAGCCCTGGAGACGAGGCTGCGGGACAGCGAGCAGGAGCGTGCCCGGCTGGAGCGCGAGCTGGACGAGGCCCGGCGGCAGTTGGGTGTCCTGCGGCAGGAGGGTGGCACGCGGGGATGTCGCGGGGCTGATCCGCGGCGGAGGAGTCTGCCGGCTGGAGATGCGCTCTATCTCAGCTTCACGCCGCCCCAG CAGCTGAGCCACGGCCCCCACCCTACCAGCCTCTCCTACCACCACCCTGCCTTTGCCCCCTGCCCCCGGGAGGAGCTGGATTACCAGGGGGGCGATCCCGACCAGCTGCGGGAAGGCGAGGATGCCCTGGATGCGCTCCTAGAGGATGAGGGTTTGGGGAGCCGCCactccccccccgccagcccccgaG ATTTCCTGAGGATGCAGGATATTCCTGAGGAGGTGGAGAGCAGCCAGGAGCTGAAGGAGGGCGATGGGGGCTCTTCGGACAGTTAG
- the ARHGEF2 gene encoding rho guanine nucleotide exchange factor 2 isoform X5, whose translation MTGKTKSKEKEKMKEGKEKDARYTNGHLFTTITVSGMTMCFACNKSITAKEALICPTCNVTIHNRCKDTLPNCTKVKQKQQKAALLKNSSALQSVSLRNKTAIRERPNSAIYPSESFRQTLLGPRRGRPSLSLSKSVSTTNIAGTFNDESPLGIRRILSQSTDSLNMRNRTLSVESLIDEGPDVILNQLMSDFETDGKDFEADSWSLAVDNSYLQQHKMDVMKRQDVIYELIQTEMHHVRTLKIMANMFRKAMLEDLQVDLATVQKIFPCVDELSQIHERFLAQLLERRRESLAHDSNKNFVINRLGDILVSQFSGASAEQLKKAYSEFCSKHTKAVKEYKDLLARDKRFQQFIRRMTRSPLLRRHGVPECILLVTQRITKYPVLIERILKNSKDNEGDSVDLSRALKLVKELISSINEEVHTCEMNARLWDVYRRVDGRAKVQLPWESRAGVFGKDELLRRKLVHSGCMLWKTAAGRFKDVLVLLMTDVLIFLQEKDQKYTFPMLDKPAVISLQNLIVRDIANQEKGMFLISAAPPEMYEVHAASRDDRNNWMKVIQQTVSLCPSRQDFPLIETEIEASLRKLKDRILQHDRKITALLEEKVGLFADMLALASGCEEPSPTLAPRTLFHSDSVEGSRGEKLMHDAIREVECLKEIFTGAGRDRDQNNLAEAESCPSPGASNGDAGSFNGSLEFCRADSDAGQRDGNGNQLLQRVPQEEINQRLVNLYTLLHGLQAVVSQQDTLLELQLQEGPEKPSRRGSQPALAELAARTGEKPGTTELALLQRQHGLLQEELGRCRQLCQERAQEAAALETRLRDSEQERARLERELDEARRQLGVLRQEGGTRGCRGADPRRRSLPAGDALYLSFTPPQQLSHGPHPTSLSYHHPAFAPCPREELDYQGGDPDQLREGEDALDALLEDEGLGSRHSPPASPRDFLRMQDIPEEVESSQELKEGDGGSSDS comes from the exons agcaaggagaaggagaagatgaAGGAGGGCAAGGAGAAGGACGCTCGCTACACCAACGGCCACCTCTTCACCACCATCACCGTCTCCGGCATGACCATGTGCTTCGCCTGCAACAAGAGCATCACGGCCAAGGAGGCTCTTATCTGCCCCA CCTGCAATGTCACCATCCACAACCGCTGCAAGGACACGCTGCCCAACTGCACTAAGGTGAAGCAGAAG CAACAGAAAGCTGCGCTGCTGAAGAACAGCTCGGCGTTGCAGTCGGTCTCATTGCGCAATAAAA CTGCCATCCGGGAGCGCCCCAATTCGGCTATCTACCCCTCGGAGAGCTTCCGCCAGACGCTGCTGGGTCCCCGCCGTGGCCgaccctccctctccctctccaagAGTGTCTCCACCACCAACATCGCAGG GACATTCAACGATGAGTCTCCCCTGGGGATTCGGCGGATCCTGTCCCAGTCCACAGATTCCCTCAACATGCGCAACCGCACGCTGTCCGTGGAGTCGCTCATCGATGAAG GCCCCGATGTCATCCTCAACCAGCTGATGAGCGACTTCGAGACAGACGGGAAGGACTTTGAGGCGGATTCCTGGAGCTTGGCCGTAGACAACAGCTACCTGCAGCAGCACAAGATGGACGTCATGAAGCGCCAGGATGTCATCTATG AGCTGATCCAGACGGAGATGCACCACGTCCGCACCCTGAAGATCATGGCCAACATGTTCCGCAAGGCCATGCTGGAGGACCTGCAGGTGGATCTGGCCACGGTGCAGAAGATCTTCCCCTGCGTGGACGAGCTGAGCCAGATCCACGAGCGGTTCCTGGCACAGCTCCTGGAGCGTCGCAGGGAGTCCCTGGCCCACGACAGCAACAAGAACTTCGTCATCAACCGGCTGGGGGACATCCTCGTCAGCCAG TTTTCGGGTGCCAGCGCAGAGCAGCTGAAGAAAGCCTACTCCGAGTTCTGCAGCAAGCACACCAAAGCTGTGAAGGAGTACAAGGACCTGCTCGCCCGCGACAAGCGCTTCCAGCAGTTCATCCGG AGGATGACGCGATCCCCGCTGCTCCGACGTCATGGGGTGCCTGAGTGCATCTTGCTGGTGACGCAGAGGATCACCAAGTACCCGGTGCTCATCGAGCGCATCCTGAAGAACTCCAAAG ACAACGAGGGTGACTCTGTGGACTTGTCGCGAGCGCTGAAGCTGGTGAAGGAGCTGATCTCCTCCATCAACGAGGAGGTGCACACGTGCGAGATGAACGCACGGCTGTGGGACGTCTACAGGCGTGTGGATGGCCGTGCCAAAGTGCAGCTGCCATGGGAGAGTCGCGCCGGCGTTTTTGGCAAGGATGAGCTCTTGCGGCGTAAGCTGGTGCACAGCGGCTGCATGCTCTGGAAGACGGCGGCTGGGCGCTTCAAAG ATGTCCTGGTGCTGCTGATGACAGATGTCCTCATCTTCCTGCAAGAGAAGGACCAGAAATACACCTTCCCCATGCTG GACAAGCCGGCTGTCATCTCCCTGCAAAACCTCATTGTGCGGGATATTGCCAACCAGGAGAAGGGGATGTTCCTGATCAGCGCGGCGCCGCCGGAGATGTACGAGGTCCACGCTGCCTCCCGCGACGACCGCAACAACTGGATGAAGGTCATCCAGCAGACGGTCAGCCT CTGTCCCAGCCGCCAGGACTTTCCCCTGATCGAGACAGAGATAGAAGCATCCTTACGCAAGCTGAAAG ACCGTATCCTGCAACACGATCGGAAGATCACGgcgctgctggaggagaaggtggggCTCTTCGCCGACATGCTGGCCCTGGCCAGTGGCTGCGAGGAGCCCTCGCCCACCCTGGCCCCCCGTACCCTCTTCCACTCTGACTCGGTTGAGGGTTCCCGAGGGGAAAAGCTGATGCACGACGCCATCCGGGAAG TGGAGTGCCTGAAGGAGATATTCACGGGTGCTGGACGTGACCGGGACCAGAATAACCTCGCTGAGGCTgagagctgccccagccctggcgcCAGCA aCGGCGACGCTGGCAGCTTCAACGGCTCCCTGGAGTTTTGCAGGGCGGATTCAGATGCTGGGCAGCGG GATGGGAATGGCAACCAGCTCCTGCAGAGGGTGCCCCAGGAG GAGATCAACCAGCGGCTGGTGAACCTCTATACCCTCCTGCACGGGCTCCAG GCGGTGGTGAGCCAGCAGGACacgctgctggagctgcagctgcaggagggtCCGGAGAAGCCATCCCGCCGCGGTTCCCAACCGGCCCTGGCCGAGCTGGCAGCACGAACGGGCGAGAAACCGGGTACCACggagctggcactgctgcagcggCAACAcgggctgctgcaggaggagctgggccgctgccggcagctctgccaggagcGGGCGCAGGAAGCGGCAGCCCTGGAGACGAGGCTGCGGGACAGCGAGCAGGAGCGTGCCCGGCTGGAGCGCGAGCTGGACGAGGCCCGGCGGCAGTTGGGTGTCCTGCGGCAGGAGGGTGGCACGCGGGGATGTCGCGGGGCTGATCCGCGGCGGAGGAGTCTGCCGGCTGGAGATGCGCTCTATCTCAGCTTCACGCCGCCCCAG CAGCTGAGCCACGGCCCCCACCCTACCAGCCTCTCCTACCACCACCCTGCCTTTGCCCCCTGCCCCCGGGAGGAGCTGGATTACCAGGGGGGCGATCCCGACCAGCTGCGGGAAGGCGAGGATGCCCTGGATGCGCTCCTAGAGGATGAGGGTTTGGGGAGCCGCCactccccccccgccagcccccgaG ATTTCCTGAGGATGCAGGATATTCCTGAGGAGGTGGAGAGCAGCCAGGAGCTGAAGGAGGGCGATGGGGGCTCTTCGGACAGTTAG
- the ARHGEF2 gene encoding rho guanine nucleotide exchange factor 2 isoform X1, with the protein MTGKTKSKEKEKMKEGKEKDARYTNGHLFTTITVSGMTMCFACNKSITAKEALICPTCNVTIHNRCKDTLPNCTKVKQKQQKAALLKNSSALQSVSLRNKTAIRERPNSAIYPSESFRQTLLGPRRGRPSLSLSKSVSTTNIAGTFNDESPLGIRRILSQSTDSLNMRNRTLSVESLIDEGPDVILNQLMSDFETDGKDFEADSWSLAVDNSYLQQHKMDVMKRQDVIYELIQTEMHHVRTLKIMANMFRKAMLEDLQVDLATVQKIFPCVDELSQIHERFLAQLLERRRESLAHDSNKNFVINRLGDILVSQFSGASAEQLKKAYSEFCSKHTKAVKEYKDLLARDKRFQQFIRRMTRSPLLRRHGVPECILLVTQRITKYPVLIERILKNSKDNEGDSVDLSRALKLVKELISSINEEVHTCEMNARLWDVYRRVDGRAKVQLPWESRAGVFGKDELLRRKLVHSGCMLWKTAAGRFKDVLVLLMTDVLIFLQEKDQKYTFPMLDKPAVISLQNLIVRDIANQEKGMFLISAAPPEMYEVHAASRDDRNNWMKVIQQTVSLCPSRQDFPLIETEIEASLRKLKDRILQHDRKITALLEEKVGLFADMLALASGCEEPSPTLAPRTLFHSDSVEGSRGEKLMHDAIREVECLKEIFTGAGRDRDQNNLAEAESCPSPGASNGDAGSFNGSLEFCRADSDAGQRDGNGNQLLQRVPQEEINQRLVNLYTLLHGLQAVVSQQDTLLELQLQEGPEKPSRRGSQPALAELAARTGEKPGTTELALLQRQHGLLQEELGRCRQLCQERAQEAAALETRLRDSEQERARLERELDEARRQLGVLRQEGGTRGCRGADPRRRSLPAGDALYLSFTPPQLSHGPHPTSLSYHHPAFAPCPREELDYQGGDPDQLREGEDALDALLEDEGLGSRHSPPASPRDFLRMQDIPEEVESSQELKEGDGGSSDS; encoded by the exons agcaaggagaaggagaagatgaAGGAGGGCAAGGAGAAGGACGCTCGCTACACCAACGGCCACCTCTTCACCACCATCACCGTCTCCGGCATGACCATGTGCTTCGCCTGCAACAAGAGCATCACGGCCAAGGAGGCTCTTATCTGCCCCA CCTGCAATGTCACCATCCACAACCGCTGCAAGGACACGCTGCCCAACTGCACTAAGGTGAAGCAGAAG CAACAGAAAGCTGCGCTGCTGAAGAACAGCTCGGCGTTGCAGTCGGTCTCATTGCGCAATAAAA CTGCCATCCGGGAGCGCCCCAATTCGGCTATCTACCCCTCGGAGAGCTTCCGCCAGACGCTGCTGGGTCCCCGCCGTGGCCgaccctccctctccctctccaagAGTGTCTCCACCACCAACATCGCAGG GACATTCAACGATGAGTCTCCCCTGGGGATTCGGCGGATCCTGTCCCAGTCCACAGATTCCCTCAACATGCGCAACCGCACGCTGTCCGTGGAGTCGCTCATCGATGAAG GCCCCGATGTCATCCTCAACCAGCTGATGAGCGACTTCGAGACAGACGGGAAGGACTTTGAGGCGGATTCCTGGAGCTTGGCCGTAGACAACAGCTACCTGCAGCAGCACAAGATGGACGTCATGAAGCGCCAGGATGTCATCTATG AGCTGATCCAGACGGAGATGCACCACGTCCGCACCCTGAAGATCATGGCCAACATGTTCCGCAAGGCCATGCTGGAGGACCTGCAGGTGGATCTGGCCACGGTGCAGAAGATCTTCCCCTGCGTGGACGAGCTGAGCCAGATCCACGAGCGGTTCCTGGCACAGCTCCTGGAGCGTCGCAGGGAGTCCCTGGCCCACGACAGCAACAAGAACTTCGTCATCAACCGGCTGGGGGACATCCTCGTCAGCCAG TTTTCGGGTGCCAGCGCAGAGCAGCTGAAGAAAGCCTACTCCGAGTTCTGCAGCAAGCACACCAAAGCTGTGAAGGAGTACAAGGACCTGCTCGCCCGCGACAAGCGCTTCCAGCAGTTCATCCGG AGGATGACGCGATCCCCGCTGCTCCGACGTCATGGGGTGCCTGAGTGCATCTTGCTGGTGACGCAGAGGATCACCAAGTACCCGGTGCTCATCGAGCGCATCCTGAAGAACTCCAAAG ACAACGAGGGTGACTCTGTGGACTTGTCGCGAGCGCTGAAGCTGGTGAAGGAGCTGATCTCCTCCATCAACGAGGAGGTGCACACGTGCGAGATGAACGCACGGCTGTGGGACGTCTACAGGCGTGTGGATGGCCGTGCCAAAGTGCAGCTGCCATGGGAGAGTCGCGCCGGCGTTTTTGGCAAGGATGAGCTCTTGCGGCGTAAGCTGGTGCACAGCGGCTGCATGCTCTGGAAGACGGCGGCTGGGCGCTTCAAAG ATGTCCTGGTGCTGCTGATGACAGATGTCCTCATCTTCCTGCAAGAGAAGGACCAGAAATACACCTTCCCCATGCTG GACAAGCCGGCTGTCATCTCCCTGCAAAACCTCATTGTGCGGGATATTGCCAACCAGGAGAAGGGGATGTTCCTGATCAGCGCGGCGCCGCCGGAGATGTACGAGGTCCACGCTGCCTCCCGCGACGACCGCAACAACTGGATGAAGGTCATCCAGCAGACGGTCAGCCT CTGTCCCAGCCGCCAGGACTTTCCCCTGATCGAGACAGAGATAGAAGCATCCTTACGCAAGCTGAAAG ACCGTATCCTGCAACACGATCGGAAGATCACGgcgctgctggaggagaaggtggggCTCTTCGCCGACATGCTGGCCCTGGCCAGTGGCTGCGAGGAGCCCTCGCCCACCCTGGCCCCCCGTACCCTCTTCCACTCTGACTCGGTTGAGGGTTCCCGAGGGGAAAAGCTGATGCACGACGCCATCCGGGAAG TGGAGTGCCTGAAGGAGATATTCACGGGTGCTGGACGTGACCGGGACCAGAATAACCTCGCTGAGGCTgagagctgccccagccctggcgcCAGCA aCGGCGACGCTGGCAGCTTCAACGGCTCCCTGGAGTTTTGCAGGGCGGATTCAGATGCTGGGCAGCGG GATGGGAATGGCAACCAGCTCCTGCAGAGGGTGCCCCAGGAG GAGATCAACCAGCGGCTGGTGAACCTCTATACCCTCCTGCACGGGCTCCAG GCGGTGGTGAGCCAGCAGGACacgctgctggagctgcagctgcaggagggtCCGGAGAAGCCATCCCGCCGCGGTTCCCAACCGGCCCTGGCCGAGCTGGCAGCACGAACGGGCGAGAAACCGGGTACCACggagctggcactgctgcagcggCAACAcgggctgctgcaggaggagctgggccgctgccggcagctctgccaggagcGGGCGCAGGAAGCGGCAGCCCTGGAGACGAGGCTGCGGGACAGCGAGCAGGAGCGTGCCCGGCTGGAGCGCGAGCTGGACGAGGCCCGGCGGCAGTTGGGTGTCCTGCGGCAGGAGGGTGGCACGCGGGGATGTCGCGGGGCTGATCCGCGGCGGAGGAGTCTGCCGGCTGGAGATGCGCTCTATCTCAGCTTCACGCCGCCCCAG CTGAGCCACGGCCCCCACCCTACCAGCCTCTCCTACCACCACCCTGCCTTTGCCCCCTGCCCCCGGGAGGAGCTGGATTACCAGGGGGGCGATCCCGACCAGCTGCGGGAAGGCGAGGATGCCCTGGATGCGCTCCTAGAGGATGAGGGTTTGGGGAGCCGCCactccccccccgccagcccccgaG ATTTCCTGAGGATGCAGGATATTCCTGAGGAGGTGGAGAGCAGCCAGGAGCTGAAGGAGGGCGATGGGGGCTCTTCGGACAGTTAG